The genomic segment AGCTTTTGTCTATAGCAAGAGTTGCAATAAGAGATCCAAAAATATTAATCATGGATGAAGCAACTGCTTTTATGGATCCATCTACTGAGGCAACTTTACAAAGAGATCTTGATAGATTATTAGAAAAAAGGACAGCACTTGTGATTGCTCATAGATTGGCAACAATAGAAGCTTCTGATCGAATCTTAGTAATGAGAAAAGGAAGTCTTATTGAAGAAGGTACCCATGAAGAATTGAGGGCTTTAGGTGGACTTTATTCGCAACTTTCTGAATTGCAAGAAAAAGGTCTCGCAACTATCTAATTAGGATTAATTTATGATTAATTTAGGATCAACAAAAATTGGAATGTCAGGATGGAAAAATGAAAAACTTCTTTCTGATGAAACTTTGAAAAATATATACGGAAAACAAGCTTTTCAATATTTTAACCAAACTAATTCATCTCTCTTTGTATTTAGTCATTCAAAGTCTTTTGATTTAATTGAACTTGAGCAACTTCTTCAAGCAGTAGGTTGGGGAAGAAGGCCTCTTAGAAGAGTAAAACGTGCACTTGATAATAGTTTAATTAAGGTTGGTCTATGGCAGCATGATCCTAAATTTCCAAAGTTGATTGGATTTGCAAGATGTACAGGTGACGGAATTATTGACGCAACAATCTGGGATGTGGCTATAAACCCTGTTTATCAAGGTTATGGATTAGGAAAGCAACTAATGGAATATTTAATGAAGAGTTTAAAAAGAGAAGGTATTAGTAGAGTAACTTTATTTGCTGATTCTGATGTTATTACTTTTTATAAAAGGCAAGGATGGACTTTAGAGCCAAAAGGTAATAAATGTGCATTTTGGTATTCAAACTGATTGGTTAGATAGGGATTAGAAAATCATGAATTATATTCTTTTGAAAGATAATCTATGTCAAAACCCTGACGCCACTTATTTCTTAATTTAGCATTTTTAATTGCACGTTTTATTATATTTGAATTTGTCCACTTTATATCATCTGTATATATATTTTCTCTAATACGCTTTACTTTAGTCTTTTTAGTAATTCTTGTTATCAAGTCGATATCTTCCATTATTTTCAAGGAAGAATACCCTCCTGTATTAGAATAGAGATCTTTATGTATTAGTAGGCCTTGATCTCCATAAGGATGT from the Prochlorococcus marinus str. NATL2A genome contains:
- a CDS encoding GNAT family N-acetyltransferase, whose translation is MINLGSTKIGMSGWKNEKLLSDETLKNIYGKQAFQYFNQTNSSLFVFSHSKSFDLIELEQLLQAVGWGRRPLRRVKRALDNSLIKVGLWQHDPKFPKLIGFARCTGDGIIDATIWDVAINPVYQGYGLGKQLMEYLMKSLKREGISRVTLFADSDVITFYKRQGWTLEPKGNKCAFWYSN